A part of Streptomyces sp. NBC_01497 genomic DNA contains:
- the cydB gene encoding cytochrome d ubiquinol oxidase subunit II produces the protein MQLHDIWFVIIAVLWTGYFFLEGFDFGIGVLTKVLARDRAERRVLINTIGPVWDGNEVWLISAAGATFAAFPDWYASLFSGFYLPLLLILVCLIVRGVAFEYRAKRPEERWQRNWEHAIFWSSLLPAIVWGIIFANLVHGLRIDAHGDYVGSLGGLLNQYGLLGGAVTLLLFTFHGAVFAALKTVGDIRARARRLATVLGTLTVVLVAGFLAWTQVDSGDAESLFAAVGAEVALILAVTANSRGREGWSFALSGLTIVGVVTMFFLTLFPDVMPSSLDPRWSLTVSNASSAPYTLTIMTWCAGFATPLVMLYQGWTYWVFRKRIGTQHLAVAAGGSGGSGGSGGSGGSGSAGAGGPGGQGDPGPSVRPADAY, from the coding sequence ATGCAACTCCATGACATCTGGTTCGTGATCATCGCCGTCCTGTGGACCGGCTACTTCTTCCTCGAAGGCTTCGACTTCGGCATCGGGGTCCTGACCAAGGTGCTCGCCCGCGACCGCGCGGAGCGACGTGTCCTCATCAACACGATCGGACCGGTCTGGGACGGCAACGAGGTCTGGCTGATCAGCGCGGCGGGCGCCACGTTCGCGGCCTTCCCGGACTGGTACGCCAGCCTGTTCTCCGGCTTCTATCTGCCGCTGCTGCTGATCCTCGTCTGCCTGATCGTGCGCGGGGTCGCCTTCGAGTACCGGGCCAAGCGGCCCGAGGAGCGCTGGCAGCGCAACTGGGAGCACGCGATCTTCTGGTCGTCACTGCTGCCGGCCATCGTGTGGGGCATCATCTTCGCCAACCTCGTGCACGGGCTGCGGATCGACGCGCACGGCGACTACGTCGGGAGCCTGGGCGGTCTCCTCAACCAGTACGGCCTGCTCGGCGGGGCGGTGACGCTGCTGCTGTTCACCTTCCACGGCGCGGTGTTCGCGGCGCTCAAGACAGTGGGGGACATCCGGGCGCGGGCCCGGAGGCTGGCCACGGTGCTCGGGACGCTCACGGTCGTCCTCGTGGCGGGCTTCCTGGCCTGGACCCAGGTCGACAGCGGGGACGCGGAGTCGCTGTTCGCCGCCGTCGGGGCGGAGGTGGCCCTGATCCTCGCCGTGACGGCGAACAGCCGGGGACGCGAGGGGTGGTCGTTCGCCCTGTCGGGACTGACGATCGTGGGCGTGGTCACGATGTTCTTCCTGACGCTGTTCCCCGACGTCATGCCGTCCTCGCTGGACCCCCGTTGGAGCCTGACGGTCTCCAACGCGTCGTCGGCGCCGTACACGTTGACGATCATGACGTGGTGCGCCGGATTCGCGACACCGCTCGTCATGCTCTACCAGGGCTGGACGTACTGGGTGTTCCGGAAGCGGATCGGGACGCAGCACCTTGCTGTCGCCGCAGGTGGCTCCGGTGGCTCCGGTGGCTCCGGTGGCTCGGGCGGTTCGGGGAGCGCGGGCGCCGGTGGTCCGGGTGGCCAGGGGGACCCGGGGCCGTCCGTCCGTCCCGCCGACGCGTACTGA